A window of Diospyros lotus cultivar Yz01 chromosome 14, ASM1463336v1, whole genome shotgun sequence contains these coding sequences:
- the LOC127790580 gene encoding VQ motif-containing protein 11 — MAAPPSSSSNPNTNDNEPSCLAANTTPTTFFVQADPSNFRAVVQRLTGAPQDPATQKLPVTARLAGKPVAGEIMGIMRRSVFRLHERRQSGARNLEIKLGGGLQRSFGEEASPVSPLEMMEEEERAIAEKGFYLHPSPLSTPRGSDPELLPLFPLHSPTYQHHSSSSSSSSSSSST; from the coding sequence ATGGCCGCccctccttcatcttcttcaaacCCTAACACAAACGACAATGAACCCAGCTGTCTAGCGGCCAACACCACCCCCACCACCTTCTTCGTCCAAGCCGACCCATCCAACTTCCGAGCGGTGGTCCAGAGACTCACCGGAGCGCCCCAGGATCCGGCGACGCAGAAGCTCCCCGTCACGGCTCGCCTCGCCGGAAAGCCCGTGGCAGGCGAGATTATGGGCATTATGAGGAGATCGGTCTTCAGGCTTCACGAGCGGAGGCAGAGCGGCGCCAGGAACCTGGAGATCAAGCTCGGCGGCGGCCTGCAGCGGAGCTTCGGCGAGGAGGCGTCTCCGGTGTCGCCGCTGGAGAtgatggaggaggaggagagggCAATCGCAGAGAAGGGTTTCTACTTGCACCCGAGTCCACTCAGTACGCCTAGAGGCTCTGACCCGGAGCTCTTGCCTTTGTTCCCTCTCCACTCTCCCACCTATCAAcaccattcatcatcatcttcttcttcttcttcttcttcttccacttaA